In Melanotaenia boesemani isolate fMelBoe1 chromosome 1, fMelBoe1.pri, whole genome shotgun sequence, the genomic window GTGACAGTCATTCGTGCTGCAGACAGCTGGTACATCGATGAAGTATCTCTGTATTACAGTGCAATCACAGTTGATGTTGctgttggtggaaatgaggactttttccatctctttgTCTCCGAGGTTATTAAAATCAAACGAAGCAAGGGGTCTGCATGGGCTCGCTTTGCTTTAGACATGGAGTTAAAAAATAAGTTCTTTGaattacacaaaaatatttgtgaaatggTCGTGTACATGtttgaaaataaagagatgatGAAGTCCCTTCAAGAAGCCAAATATGATGCCGTTTTGACAGACCCTGCTAATGGAGGCGGTGTTTTCTTGGCTCACTACCTTGGCTTGCCATTAGTGTTAAATACTCGCTGGACTATTCATGGGGAGGGACATTTTGCAATTGCACCCTCCCCTCTTTCCTACGTCCCACTTCCACCTTCAGAACTAACAGATCAAATGACATTCTTTGAGCGAGTGAGAAACTTAATTTTTTACGCCATGAGGATGCATCTGTACAAGCAGATAGTTGGGCCACATTACTCTGCACTGTCCAGCCGCTACTTTGGCTCAGATGTGGACTACTTCTCTCTGTTTCAAGCTGCAGACCTGTGGCTCATGAGGGTGgattttgtgtttgagtttcCTCGACCCACAATGCCTAATGTTGTGTATATGGGAGGGTTCCAGTGCAAACCTGCAAAACCTCTGCCCCAGCATTTGGAAGACTTTGTGAATAGTTCTGGAGAGCATGGATTTATAATCATGTCTCTGGGGACTTTGATTGGAGAGCTGCCTTATGAATTAGCAGATGAATTTGCTGCTGCTTTTGCAAAATTACCCCAAAAGGTAATTTGGAAGTATAAAGGAGACAAGCCTGCCTCCCTTGGCAACAACACTTTAGTGGTTGATTGGATACCACAGAACGACCTTCTAGGCCATCCAAACATTAAGTTATTTATAAGTCATGGAGGAACAAATGGGATTTATGAAGCTATTTATCATGGAGTTCCAATTGTGGGTATTCCCTTTGTATTCGATCAAGTCGACAACCTCTACAGACTGAGAGCTAAAGGTGTTGCACAAGTTTTGGATGTTTCAGATatagacagaaaaatgtttcagagGGCCATAGAGGAAGTCCTGAAACAGCCTTCTTATAGGATGAACATGCAAAGACTCTCAAAGCTGCACAAAGATCAGCCAATGAAGCCACTGGATCGAGCCCTCTTCTGGATAGAGTTTGTCATGAGACATAAAGGTGCGGCTCACCTTAGAACTGAGTCTTTCAGAATGCCCTGGTATTCCTACCACTCTGTAGATGTCATAATGTTTTTAGTAACAGTTGCTGTACTTCTGGTTATGTTTTTCACTGGGTTGGCATGGTTCTGTTTTAGCTtgtgtttgaaaagaaaaaaaaaatctgactagcaagacaaatatttttcatatttgtagATACTGATACaccaaagcaaacattttaaaggtaTTTATTGTTGTGGTTCCTTGCtggttttatatatgtattgtattttcttttttttactgtatgcTAAATTATGAGTTGTTAAACCTCAGATAATAAGACTTGTTCCATCTAGCCTACACTCTGGTACAATACAATTAAACTTTCCCATGAACTCTGtcctttaaaatgtcatttcaaaTGTCTAATAAAACAGTAGTTACCATTATAAAGGTTGGGTTTACTGTAGGATTGTGTTGTTAGAAATCATTGTTCCAAATAAGGTGTCAAGTGAGTGGAACAGTGGAGCCCAAATAGGTGGCTGATATCTTCACCAGACAGAAGGTGAAGCTGTTTGTACATGTTAGTCCTCTGAgtcatcaaatataaaaaataaaaaataataaaaaaaatatgttcttCAAATAATACACACTTGAGCACTATAGGCCACAGTATACTAGTTTTGAGATAAGCCATGTCTGTCGTATCATATCATACTATAAGAAGTGTTTAACTTTGCAGGacactgaattaaataattGCAAAATATTAACAACAATTACTGACATCGTATTACTTTTAACTTATGTGATGACGCATGTGTAGCATAGGTGAACAACCCTGCTGATTTCTGTATGCTTGTTTTCCAGTTATTTAAGTCTGTTACTTATTTGCATGAGAGCTATGTCTCTCTGTCAACTTTGTACTGCCTTATCACCAGTGCATTTAAGAACCTGCAATTGCAAAAGCAAAGTCCTGTGCAAGGTGAAACCTGAAAAGACCAAGACATTTTCCTCTCTCAGGTATTGGAGAATAACTGGGAAAAGCAAAACATACTGACTGGTAGGAAAATAGAGGtatctttaaatatatatttaaatattgtcAAGAGAAAGTTTTGATAGCAACATAGGGCTCTGGAGTTTTCCCATGCTAAGATAATCTCAAGTGAACTGCATGACCTTGTTGTtccagttatatatatatatatatatatatatatatatatatatatatatatatatatatatatatatgcagagaGATTGAGAGAGggctgttatgtttttaatatctttttattGGATTAACTGCAATTATTattaaaagctaaatattaTTACTTGTTAAAAATCTTTacagataaagaaagaaagggatTTTCATGGATAAAtcagtattttaaaatttatttagctAGAAATATGCACTCTTTAATGTAAAggatatttttaactttcttccCAGCTTCAGAGTAAAAATGCACCTGACCTGGATCTGGATATGCCTCTGCTGGCTCTGTTCGGCAGTGGTGTATGGTGGGAAAGTGCTCGTTTTCCCAGTTGATGGAAGCCACTGGGTGAACATGAAAGTCATTATTGAAGAGCTGCATTCAAGGGGCCACCAGGTGTCTGTGGTGCGACAGACAGACAGCTGGTACATCAAAGAAACCTCCCCATTCTATTCTTCAATTACAATCGATGGCAAGTCTGGTTTTGATGAGGACTTCATCAGTTCATTTGTAGCCCAGCTGCTGGAAATCCAGCGTGAAGGAAAGTCTGCTTGGATGCGTTTTAAACTGGAAATGGAACAAGCACAGAAGGCCTCTGAATTCCACGTTAAATCATGCAAAATTCTTGAAAAAATTTTTGAAACTAAAGAGCTTATACAGCCAATGCAGGAAGCCAAATATGACCTTGTGTTGACAGACCCTGTGATTCCAGTGGGTATTATAATTGCTCACTACCTTAAGTTGCctcttgtttttaatgtcagatGGACCAGTCATGGTGAGGGCCATTTCTCAATCGCACCTTCACCTCTCTCTTATGTGCCAGTAACAGGAACGGAGCTAACTGATAAAATGACGTTTTTTGAGAGAGTCTTTAATGTAGTTGTTTTTGCCTTCAACAAATACCAAATTGCAGTGAATATATTACCCCATTATACTAGCTTAACTAAGAAATATCTTGGTGAAAATACTGACTACATATCCATGTTTCAAGCTGCAGACCTTTGGCTCATGAGAGTggactttgtgtttgagttcCCTCGTCCCACCATGCCTAATGTTGTTTACATGGGAGGCTTCCAGTGTAAACCTGCAAAACCACTTCCTCAACAcctggaggagtttgtgcagAGTTCTGGAGATCATGGATTCATCATCATGTCTCTGGGGACTTTGATTGGAGAGCTTCCATGTGACTTAGCTGATGGGATTGCAGCAGCTTTTGCTAAATTGCCCCAAAAAGTAATTTGGAGGTATAAAGGCAGCAGACCAACCACGCTTGGTAACAACACTTTACTTGTTGACTGGATGCCACAGAATGACCTGTTAGGACATCCTAAGATAAAACTATTTGTGGCTCATGGAGGAACAAATGGAGTCCAAGAGGCCATGTATCACGGAGTTCCTATACTAGGTCTTCCACTGATATTTGACCAGCGTGATAATCTGCTTAGAATTGAAGCAAGAGGAGCTGGAAAGAATCTAGACATTTTTTCTATGAATGAGGACATTTTCTTCCAAGGTATTCATGAAATCCTCTCTGAACCTTCCTACAGAATGAACATGCAGAGACTCTCCAGGCTGCACAGAGATCAGCCTTTGAAGCCATTAGATAACGCCCTCTTCTGGATAGAGTTTGTCATGAGACACAAAGGTGCAGCTCACTTAAGAACTGAGTCCTACAGGCTTCCCTGGTATTCCTACCACTCTGTAGATGTGATGCTCTTCTTAGCTGGTATTATTCTGGTTATTTTGGGAACCTCAACTTTTATGATAAAATGTCTGTGTTCACTGtgtctaagaaaaaaaactaaacgtGACTGAAAAGAGACAACTCATTTTTTATGAACTAGAAAGAATGAACTTGTAGAGGGATGGTTGTATTTGATGGAGTGTATTgtacatcattttaatttacgGAAATTGGAGGTGTATTATTGAGTACAATTTGGATGTGGGGCTATTTGTCATCTGTATCCTTCGATCAAATCTTTAACATACTGCAGAGTGATTTTGCTGCTATGAAACTCCATTCTGACCCCAACCataaaaaagcatttattaaaactggTGGTACAATTTATGAACTTGTTATCCCTTGCATGATTTTGCTCTTTGTTGCCTTTGTTTCACTGATTTTTATGACTTCTTAAATTCACTTATGCACTTTGGCAGAAGGCACTTGTATATTTCTGAATGGTTACATCTTTTTCCAGATGTGGTACAAAATTGAGAATTCGGCCTTCTTATCTTGTCCAAACCAAGCACCTTGTGAGGATTTGAACatatccattcacacacaaagaTTAGAGCAACAGGCCAGGTGTTATGCTAGACCATAAAGCTTAAATCCTTGCTTTCTCTAAGCCcttatttgtctttttacaaGTTATATATTTAACAGCTGATCCTTAGTTTTTTGCAAGACACAAAACTACATAATTTAGTGCAGTCATCTGCATTAGAGCTTTGATCTTAATGgaaattttccacatttttcaaataaactgtTAATAAATGTTAAGATGCTGATAATGTAATTTCCTCCATATGTGTTCAGGAATGGCACAGACACAATGTTTGTTACTAAAAGATTTATGACCAGCAGTAAGAGTCAGGGGTGTAAATGACATGCACATATTTACTTGACCACTACAAGGTCTAGGCTGGATGATTATAATGCATGATGCTATTGGGACATACATACAGCTCTAAGTTcttacaaaaaaagtaaaagtaccATAAAACTTTGCAAAATGAAACAGCAAAAAAGTATTTCAACATGTTGGTGAGCCACATTTGTTGGTCAACATTTACTCAACAATGGCTGACACACCCTGCTGTGTCTAAAGGTGACGGGACCTGAATGGATAAAGAAAACGTCCTCGGGGCAATACAGGAAGTCTCTATTAAGCACTCCTAAAGGATGAACATGCAAAGTCAGCTCTAGTTCCAGCACTATGTGGATTTATGCAGCATGTGGTCAGTGTTTCAAATAACAAGTAACACAAGTCAGAGCAAAACAAATTctttgaaagcttttttttttttttttttttttttttggccagtcGACACAGAGGTATCCCCCCTTTATGATAGTAGCTCTCCTAGAAGAGACTACAGCTTTGGTATTCCATGGTAGACATCATGTCATTTGTAGCATGTTCTCCACTGATTATTCTGTTGTATTTTCCCACCTTTCAAAGAGTGATTGATGTAACAGCTGTATTAAAATACTGAGTGACATCTAATTTCAGCTCACCAAAAGCACTGGTGATAATCCTAATATTACTTTTCTTTCTGCCATTGTCATTACAGCATTTATAATTCAgcttactttgttttatttctactaATGTATAAATATGTGGAAAGTTTCCATGTCAGCTAGAGGATCAAATTAGCTTTAAATCCAAGCAGATCACACTTATAGAGAAATTTAAATAACTCAGATGGGAGGTTTTTGAGAACTGTGATAactaatgtgtttttgtgtcatgACTATACATAAATTCCAAGGATttaactcaaataaataaattcttttattataaaacaatagaaaaaaacatactgCAAGTAGTGTTTCAGAATTTGTGTCAATATGTTACCACTAGCAGTTTAAAGTTACAAAAGAAATTGTCATGGTTTTACATCTCAAATTACCAAACATGGACAACAACAGAAATTACAAGCCAGTctgaattaaaattattttctg contains:
- the LOC121644628 gene encoding UDP-glucuronosyltransferase 2A1-like isoform X2 codes for the protein MHLTWIWICLCWLCSAVVYGGKVLVFPVDGSHWVNMKVIIEELHSRGHQVSVVRQTDSWYIKETSPFYSSITIDGKSGFDEDFISSFVAQLLEIQREGKSAWMRFKLEMEQAQKASEFHVKSCKILEKIFETKELIQPMQEAKYDLVLTDPVIPVGIIIAHYLKLPLVFNVRWTSHGEGHFSIAPSPLSYVPVTGTELTDKMTFFERVFNVVVFAFNKYQIAVNILPHYTSLTKKYLGENTDYISMFQAADLWLMRVDFVFEFPRPTMPNVVYMGGFQCKPAKPLPQHLEEFVQSSGDHGFIIMSLGTLIGELPCDLADGIAAAFAKLPQKVIWRYKGSRPTTLGNNTLLVDWMPQNDLLGHPKIKLFVAHGGTNGVQEAMYHGVPILGLPLIFDQRDNLLRIEARGAGKNLDIFSMNEDIFFQGIHEILSEPSYRMNMQRLSRLHRDQPLKPLDNALFWIEFVMRHKGAAHLRTESYRLPWYSYHSVDVMLFLAGIILVILGTSTFMIKCLCSLCLRKKTKRD
- the LOC121644628 gene encoding UDP-glucuronosyltransferase 2A1-like isoform X1 gives rise to the protein MRAMSLCQLCTALSPVHLRTCNCKSKVLCKVKPEKTKTFSSLRVKMHLTWIWICLCWLCSAVVYGGKVLVFPVDGSHWVNMKVIIEELHSRGHQVSVVRQTDSWYIKETSPFYSSITIDGKSGFDEDFISSFVAQLLEIQREGKSAWMRFKLEMEQAQKASEFHVKSCKILEKIFETKELIQPMQEAKYDLVLTDPVIPVGIIIAHYLKLPLVFNVRWTSHGEGHFSIAPSPLSYVPVTGTELTDKMTFFERVFNVVVFAFNKYQIAVNILPHYTSLTKKYLGENTDYISMFQAADLWLMRVDFVFEFPRPTMPNVVYMGGFQCKPAKPLPQHLEEFVQSSGDHGFIIMSLGTLIGELPCDLADGIAAAFAKLPQKVIWRYKGSRPTTLGNNTLLVDWMPQNDLLGHPKIKLFVAHGGTNGVQEAMYHGVPILGLPLIFDQRDNLLRIEARGAGKNLDIFSMNEDIFFQGIHEILSEPSYRMNMQRLSRLHRDQPLKPLDNALFWIEFVMRHKGAAHLRTESYRLPWYSYHSVDVMLFLAGIILVILGTSTFMIKCLCSLCLRKKTKRD
- the LOC121645387 gene encoding UDP-glucuronosyltransferase 2A2-like encodes the protein MWKDLKMVLSTASIIFLLSAIIPATLCAKVLIFPHDGSHWVNMRVLAKELHFRGHSVTVIRAADSWYIDEVSLYYSAITVDVAVGGNEDFFHLFVSEVIKIKRSKGSAWARFALDMELKNKFFELHKNICEMVVYMFENKEMMKSLQEAKYDAVLTDPANGGGVFLAHYLGLPLVLNTRWTIHGEGHFAIAPSPLSYVPLPPSELTDQMTFFERVRNLIFYAMRMHLYKQIVGPHYSALSSRYFGSDVDYFSLFQAADLWLMRVDFVFEFPRPTMPNVVYMGGFQCKPAKPLPQHLEDFVNSSGEHGFIIMSLGTLIGELPYELADEFAAAFAKLPQKVIWKYKGDKPASLGNNTLVVDWIPQNDLLGHPNIKLFISHGGTNGIYEAIYHGVPIVGIPFVFDQVDNLYRLRAKGVAQVLDVSDIDRKMFQRAIEEVLKQPSYRMNMQRLSKLHKDQPMKPLDRALFWIEFVMRHKGAAHLRTESFRMPWYSYHSVDVIMFLVTVAVLLVMFFTGLAWFCFSLCLKRKKKSD